The Chrysiogenia bacterium genomic sequence AAGGGCGATCTGACCCGCGTCCTTCGCGAGCGCGAGGAAACCCTGCGCAAGGAACTCGATGCATCGCGCGCCGAGAGGGAGCGCGGCGCCAGCGTGCTGAACGCGACGCAGGAGGAATACGAGAAAATCCTGCGCGAGCACGGCGTGCTCAGCGAAAAAGCCCAGCGCCTCGACGAAGACGTCGCCCATCTCACCGCCGCCGCCAAGCGCGAGAGCGAGCGCGCGCGCAGCATGGCAGCCGAGGTGGTGGGACTCGAAGACCGCATCCGCGAGCTCACCCAGCAATTGGAGCGCGCGCAGACCCCGCGCGATGCCAGCGAAGAAGAGCAGGAACGCATCGCCGCCGCCATTGCCGTCGAGCGCGAGAAGGCGACAAGCGAATTAAAGCGCCTTCGCGAGCAGGGCGAGGACCTGGCTCACCGCATGCGCAAGGCAGAGCGTGAGGCCGAAAATCTCTCGGCCGCGCGCGCCGAGATCGAGCGCCGCGCCGAGGCGGCAGAGTCCCTCGTCAGGGAACGTCTCAAGGCCCCTGCCCCCGCCGCCGAGTCCGCCGCCGCGCCCGCGGCGCTCGGATCGCTCTCGGAGAGCCTGGGCCGCAGCGCCAGCGACCTGGTGAGCAGTCTCGACCGGCTCGACCAGTTCATGAAGCGCCTGCCCGAGCTGGCATCGACCACCGACGACGAGGCCGAAGCCGCCAGCGACGTCCTCGCCCAGAAGGTGCAGGCCATGGAGATCGTGGGGCGCAGGCTGGAGGCCCACCTCGCGCGGCTCGAGGCCAACCCCTCCGACGCGGCCATGCTACCGCCGCCGGGCGCGGTCGACCCGGCCCTGCACGAGCTCAAATCGCTCTCGGAGATGCAGGCGCGCGAAATGGCCGCGCTGCGCGAGCAACTCGCCGCGCTGGCCAAGGCCTCCGCCAATGCAGCCAAGGACTCATCGAAGGAAAAATCGAAAGGCGCTGCGCCCCCGCCGCCCGCCGCGCAGGCCCAG encodes the following:
- a CDS encoding polysaccharide deacetylase family protein, with the translated sequence KGDLTRVLREREETLRKELDASRAERERGASVLNATQEEYEKILREHGVLSEKAQRLDEDVAHLTAAAKRESERARSMAAEVVGLEDRIRELTQQLERAQTPRDASEEEQERIAAAIAVEREKATSELKRLREQGEDLAHRMRKAEREAENLSAARAEIERRAEAAESLVRERLKAPAPAAESAAAPAALGSLSESLGRSASDLVSSLDRLDQFMKRLPELASTTDDEAEAASDVLAQKVQAMEIVGRRLEAHLARLEANPSDAAMLPPPGAVDPALHELKSLSEMQAREMAALREQLAALAKASANAAKDSSKEKSKGAAPPPPAAQAQSSATGIYAAAAVIVLLLGAVVAGGFVAYSRLASRIDEGQALARKYLEQASTPRSETAAAMAPLPLPRLTNPPAGSTVRGERLDLKGEAGSADAVFLYVGNALYTVTGVRGGKFTFEDVPLEAGKNLVALRAVTDSGRTSDRWETTLLRTASIGAEPPRRAVRDFMRGPTDRKEIALTFDGDDPKGALAVLDILKRNNIRTTIFLTGQFIDLS